A stretch of the Malus sylvestris chromosome 10, drMalSylv7.2, whole genome shotgun sequence genome encodes the following:
- the LOC126587304 gene encoding deSI-like protein At4g17486 isoform X2 codes for MKSGPKDGWHSIMPLCLRGKAASRFCMFPKVKAEDYIQGSAPVYLNVYDLTPANGYVYWAGLGIFHSGVEVHGVEYAFGAHEYSSSGVFEVREFMERQSAIYIGDSYHLIVKNCNHFCEDICYKLTGKRIPKWVNRLARIGSLCNCILPDALKTTTIPHDPNFEGCESEKKRLRSAFTCLSSMSMPQREVSMSSLFLHSHYKGCLPPWEFKRSRNGSLKEG; via the exons ATGAAATCAGGACCAAAGGATGGCTGGCACTCTATTATGCCTCTTTGTTTGAGAGGCAAAGCAGCCTCACGTTTTTGCATGTTTCCAAAAGTGAAGGCTGAAGACTACATTCAAGGGAGCGCACCTGTCTATCTGAATGTATATGACTTGACACCAGCAAATGGCTATGTCTATTGGGCAGGCCTTGGCATCTTTCACTCCGGGGTAGAAG TTCATGGGGTGGAATATGCCTTTGGAGCCCATGAGTACTCATCAAGCGGTGTCTTTGAG GTTAGAGAGTTCATGGAGCGTCAATCTGCCATCTACATTGGTGACTCATACCACTTGATTGTCAAGAACTGCAACCATTTCTGTGAAGATATATGTTATAAGCTGACTGGGAAGCGAATACCCAAATGGGTCAATCGACTCGCAAGAATAG GTTCTCTGTGCAACTGTATACTCCCAGACGCCCTAAAGACGACCACTATTCCTCATGACCCCAATTTCGAAGGATGCGAAAGTGAAAAAAAGAGACTAAGAAGTGCCTTCACTTGCTTGTCATCAATGTCGATGCCACAGAGGGAAGTATCAATGTCGTCATTGTTTCTACATTCTCACTATAAAGGCTGCCTACCACCATGGGAATTTAAAAGGTCTAGAAATGGCTCATTGAAGGAAGGTTGA
- the LOC126587304 gene encoding deSI-like protein At4g17486 isoform X1 produces MKSGPKDGWHSIMPLCLRGKAASRFCMFPKVKAEDYIQGSAPVYLNVYDLTPANGYVYWAGLGIFHSGVEVHGVEYAFGAHEYSSSGVFEVEPRQCPGFKFRRSIFIGMTCLDPFQVREFMERQSAIYIGDSYHLIVKNCNHFCEDICYKLTGKRIPKWVNRLARIGSLCNCILPDALKTTTIPHDPNFEGCESEKKRLRSAFTCLSSMSMPQREVSMSSLFLHSHYKGCLPPWEFKRSRNGSLKEG; encoded by the exons ATGAAATCAGGACCAAAGGATGGCTGGCACTCTATTATGCCTCTTTGTTTGAGAGGCAAAGCAGCCTCACGTTTTTGCATGTTTCCAAAAGTGAAGGCTGAAGACTACATTCAAGGGAGCGCACCTGTCTATCTGAATGTATATGACTTGACACCAGCAAATGGCTATGTCTATTGGGCAGGCCTTGGCATCTTTCACTCCGGGGTAGAAG TTCATGGGGTGGAATATGCCTTTGGAGCCCATGAGTACTCATCAAGCGGTGTCTTTGAGGTTGAACCTCGACAATGCCCTGGCTTCAAGTTTAGAAGGTCAATTTTCATTGGCATGACATGCTTGGATCCTTTCCAGGTTAGAGAGTTCATGGAGCGTCAATCTGCCATCTACATTGGTGACTCATACCACTTGATTGTCAAGAACTGCAACCATTTCTGTGAAGATATATGTTATAAGCTGACTGGGAAGCGAATACCCAAATGGGTCAATCGACTCGCAAGAATAG GTTCTCTGTGCAACTGTATACTCCCAGACGCCCTAAAGACGACCACTATTCCTCATGACCCCAATTTCGAAGGATGCGAAAGTGAAAAAAAGAGACTAAGAAGTGCCTTCACTTGCTTGTCATCAATGTCGATGCCACAGAGGGAAGTATCAATGTCGTCATTGTTTCTACATTCTCACTATAAAGGCTGCCTACCACCATGGGAATTTAAAAGGTCTAGAAATGGCTCATTGAAGGAAGGTTGA